Sequence from the Amycolatopsis sp. NBC_00345 genome:
CGCCGAAGGAGGCCCACACGCTGGCGAACTCCACGCCGATCACGCCGCCGCCCAGCACCACGACCTTCTTGGGCACGTAGTCCAGCGAAAGCGCCTGCTCGCTGGCGATGATCCGGCCGCCGAGCTCGAGGCCGGGCAGCGTGCGGGAGTAGGAGCCCGTGGCGAGGATGACGTTCTTGCCCGTGTGGCGGGTGCCGTCGACCTCGACGGTGGTGCCGCCGACGAACGTGCCGGAGCCCTCGACCAGGTTGACCTTGTGGGCCTTGGCCAGGCCCTGCAGCCCCTTGTAGAGCCGGGAGACGATGCCGTCCTTGTACTTGTTGACACCGGCGATGTCGATGCCTTCGAAGACGGCCTTGACGCCGACGGACTCGGCCTCACGGGTCTCGTCGGCGACCTCGGCGGCGTGGAGCAGGGCCTTGGTCGGGATGCAGCCTCGGTGGAGGCAGGTCCCGCCCAGCTTGTCCTTCTCGATCAGCGTGACGGAAAGGCCCAGCTCGGCCGCGCGGAACGCCGCGGCGTAGCCGCCCGATCCGCCTCCCAGGATCACAAGGTCGGCGGAGGTGTCGGTCACTTCAATAACTCCTCGGCAAGCGGTAGGGGTGAAGCTCTGTTGCCGCCCGGCGCGGTATAAACGCGCGCGCGACAAGGCCATCTTGTCACTACGTTGATCCGGCCTGCGACCTAGCCGGGCCAAGGCGGCCTTTGCGACACCGACCACACCATGGCCCGGGAATAATGGGTGTAAGACACGAGCAGGAAGAGAGGTGGTCGGAGTGGGGATCTTCGACTCGCTGCGCCGGCGCGGCCGCGGCGGCAGACCGGGCACGACGCGCAAGGCCAGCTCGGAGGACACCCGGCACCTGGAGGAATGGGCCGCGACCCGGCGCGGGGTGGAGGCCTTTGTGGAACCGAAGACGAACGTCACGGAGGCCACCGTGGTCCTGGTCGCGCATGACGGCGAGTGGACCCGGCGCCGCATCGGCGGCCTCGAGTCGGCCCAGCAGTTCGGGCACCGGCGGTCCATCCCGGTGTACGAAGTGGCCCGGGTCGGTTACCCCAAGCGCATGCGCGAGTACACCGAGCGAAAGAAGCGTGGCCAGGCGCCTGGGTGAGGTTCGTCACCCAGCGTCAGGCCGGGGTCAGCCGGCGGCCTCCAGCAGCCGCAGGTGGTGCTCCAGCA
This genomic interval carries:
- a CDS encoding oxidoreductase; this translates as MVGVGIFDSLRRRGRGGRPGTTRKASSEDTRHLEEWAATRRGVEAFVEPKTNVTEATVVLVAHDGEWTRRRIGGLESAQQFGHRRSIPVYEVARVGYPKRMREYTERKKRGQAPG